From a single Streptomyces sp. NBC_01264 genomic region:
- a CDS encoding SRPBCC family protein, whose amino-acid sequence MEHQVFVPVPSADVRAVLRDPARLARCVPGLQQDADTEAGPLSGRLRVRVGGHTVTYRGALSVTERDPDRFTLAGEGTEVRGSGTVKLTLALRLAEADGGTRLEFTAESAADGRAAAFDPDAAATAAHRLLDRAAGHLAAVAVDGAAEPGDGATGADADTGPEVDPDGYADADADADADADADADADADSGTGSDADSDVDADPGLGQDVDPGAGFPEVTASVFDTEVPPPSLDPFLEGTFEGMAELGDLGGPPRPPAEAAHARRTMIGRSAEEVDHAPPRGRYAPVPAPASASSNSNLRWIAPAAAVAVASAVLLGRALRRRG is encoded by the coding sequence ATGGAGCATCAGGTGTTCGTACCGGTCCCCTCCGCAGACGTCCGCGCCGTGCTGCGCGACCCGGCCCGGCTGGCGCGGTGCGTGCCGGGGCTCCAGCAGGACGCCGATACCGAGGCCGGGCCGCTGTCCGGCCGGCTGAGGGTGCGGGTCGGCGGGCACACCGTCACCTACCGCGGCGCCCTCTCCGTCACCGAGCGGGACCCGGACCGCTTCACCCTCGCGGGCGAGGGCACCGAAGTGCGGGGGAGCGGGACCGTGAAGCTCACCCTCGCGCTGCGCCTGGCCGAGGCGGACGGCGGCACCCGGCTGGAGTTCACCGCCGAGTCCGCCGCCGACGGCCGCGCCGCCGCCTTCGACCCCGACGCGGCCGCCACGGCCGCGCACCGCCTCCTGGACCGGGCCGCCGGGCACCTCGCGGCCGTCGCGGTCGACGGCGCGGCGGAGCCTGGGGACGGGGCCACGGGCGCCGATGCGGATACCGGCCCGGAGGTGGACCCGGACGGCTACGCCGACGCCGACGCCGACGCCGACGCCGACGCCGACGCCGACGCCGACGCCGACGCCGACTCGGGCACGGGCTCGGACGCCGACTCGGACGTGGACGCCGACCCGGGCCTGGGCCAGGACGTGGACCCCGGCGCGGGGTTCCCCGAGGTCACCGCGTCCGTGTTCGACACGGAGGTCCCGCCCCCGTCCCTGGACCCGTTCCTGGAGGGCACCTTCGAAGGTATGGCCGAACTCGGGGACCTGGGCGGCCCCCCGCGGCCGCCGGCCGAGGCCGCGCACGCCCGCCGCACGATGATCGGCCGCAGCGCGGAGGAGGTCGACCACGCGCCCCCGCGCGGCCGCTACGCCCCGGTCCCGGCCCCCGCCTCCGCCTCCTCGAACTCCAACCTGCGCTGGATCGCCCCGGCCGCCGCCGTGGCCGTGGCCTCGGCGGTCCTCCTGGGACGGGCCCTGCGCCGCCGCGGCTGA